The following coding sequences are from one Bradyrhizobium sp. WSM471 window:
- a CDS encoding acyltransferase, with product MKSHLPLLDPLRFAAALGVAVFHQMFWSWAWVSIGVPGFERTVAADVLYPSAAPFTWFGWVGVEIFFVISGFVIANSASTSSPGEFLLGRALRIYPAVWVCATATFLVLFIFGSGPASELVLPYIHAMLMVPKGVTGQWLDEVYWTLAAETAFYGLVFCAMLTKKITLRHLAWGLTIYSAIFNAVALLVLSCTTPSDLPYLIILMFRVPCAAFLLSHGCFFALGIWLFISANRQLTALEQLAIAITCLSGAAEIYFFASFFLTSIPAISDQSALVPIAVWAAAVLLIALAANRHRHSAGIASPKTPAYLRTLGLITYPLYLTHNVIGTAIIRALIDAGWDATSAVWVALGMLVLVCWFICAKVEPAVRSALTLTVAYFGKLPERQPKSRRPALARGLRLPLPVSVKVTVAAS from the coding sequence GTGAAGAGCCATTTGCCGTTGCTGGATCCGCTGCGCTTCGCCGCCGCCCTCGGCGTCGCCGTGTTTCACCAGATGTTCTGGTCCTGGGCTTGGGTGTCGATTGGCGTCCCGGGTTTCGAACGCACCGTCGCCGCCGATGTTCTCTACCCGTCCGCCGCGCCCTTCACATGGTTCGGCTGGGTCGGCGTTGAAATCTTCTTTGTCATTTCCGGCTTCGTCATCGCGAATTCTGCAAGCACATCTTCGCCGGGCGAGTTTCTTCTTGGTCGCGCACTCCGGATTTATCCGGCGGTTTGGGTTTGCGCCACCGCGACCTTCCTCGTTCTTTTTATCTTCGGGAGCGGACCGGCATCCGAACTCGTTCTGCCCTACATTCACGCGATGCTGATGGTTCCCAAGGGAGTCACGGGACAGTGGCTCGACGAGGTCTACTGGACGCTGGCGGCCGAGACGGCGTTTTATGGCCTCGTGTTCTGCGCGATGCTCACGAAGAAGATCACCCTGCGGCACCTGGCCTGGGGTCTCACCATCTACAGCGCAATCTTCAACGCCGTCGCGCTGCTCGTGCTGTCATGCACGACGCCATCCGACTTGCCCTATCTTATCATCCTGATGTTTCGGGTGCCATGCGCAGCATTCCTGTTGTCGCATGGCTGCTTCTTTGCGCTGGGGATATGGCTGTTCATTTCCGCGAACAGACAATTGACGGCGCTCGAACAGCTCGCAATCGCCATCACCTGTCTTTCGGGCGCAGCGGAAATCTACTTTTTCGCCTCGTTCTTCTTGACGTCCATCCCCGCCATCTCGGATCAGTCAGCCCTTGTGCCGATCGCGGTTTGGGCGGCTGCGGTACTCCTCATTGCCCTCGCCGCGAATCGGCACAGGCATTCTGCGGGCATCGCGTCCCCCAAGACGCCAGCCTATTTGAGAACGCTCGGACTGATCACCTATCCGCTCTATCTCACCCACAACGTCATTGGCACGGCAATCATTCGTGCCCTGATCGATGCCGGCTGGGACGCCACCTCGGCCGTATGGGTCGCGTTGGGCATGCTTGTTCTGGTCTGCTGGTTCATTTGTGCGAAGGTCGAGCCCGCCGTCAGAAGCGCGCTGACACTGACCGTCGCGTATTTCGGAAAGCTGCCGGAGAGACAGCCGAAATCGAGACGTCCGGCGTTGGCTCGAGGGCTGCGCCTTCCGCTGCCCGTCTCGGTCAAGGTGACGGTCGCGGCGTCCTAG
- a CDS encoding DUF6064 family protein: MILIKQRSNAVLYAQTIGQERTMLPFTPEQFLSVFAAYNTAIWPAQILAYALGAIAVAAVLWKGRASDRVVSAVLGLMWLSTGIFYHGVFFSSVNKAAFAFGVLFVIEGVALLYTGVVCGRLRFAMSFGLRAVIGAGFILYASLIYPMIGIAAGHSWPTLPMFGVAPCPVTIFTFGFLLMTTDRFSYSLLVIPFIWSIIGGSAAIFLDVRQDWLLLISGFMAVPIVVVGNRHAPAVLAETRLTPSTELSP, from the coding sequence TTGATCCTCATCAAGCAGCGAAGCAACGCAGTCCTCTACGCTCAAACGATCGGGCAGGAGCGCACCATGCTTCCCTTCACGCCTGAGCAGTTCCTCAGCGTCTTCGCGGCCTACAATACGGCGATCTGGCCCGCGCAAATTCTTGCCTATGCGCTTGGCGCCATCGCCGTCGCCGCCGTTCTCTGGAAAGGCCGTGCCTCTGATCGCGTTGTCTCAGCCGTCCTCGGATTGATGTGGCTGAGCACCGGTATTTTCTATCACGGCGTCTTCTTCTCCTCGGTAAACAAGGCCGCGTTCGCCTTTGGCGTCTTGTTCGTCATAGAGGGCGTGGCACTGCTCTACACGGGTGTCGTCTGCGGCCGACTTCGCTTCGCGATGAGTTTCGGGCTTCGAGCGGTGATCGGCGCGGGGTTTATTCTCTACGCATCTCTCATCTATCCGATGATCGGAATTGCAGCGGGGCATTCTTGGCCGACGTTACCGATGTTCGGTGTAGCTCCTTGCCCTGTTACCATCTTCACCTTCGGCTTTTTACTTATGACGACCGACCGCTTCTCATACTCGCTCCTGGTGATCCCCTTCATCTGGTCAATCATCGGCGGGAGCGCAGCTATCTTCCTGGACGTTCGGCAGGATTGGCTGCTTCTGATTAGCGGCTTCATGGCCGTTCCGATCGTCGTCGTCGGGAACCGACATGCACCTGCCGTACTAGCCGAGACGAGATTGACGCCCTCAACCGAATTGAGCCCATGA
- a CDS encoding acetyl-CoA C-acyltransferase has protein sequence MIWKAVVAGLCGSIAHSLLMYFKFWAGLLPSFQPYESLQTTLSHVTGTAIHPVVPWLFSFLNGSTFVSLAFGHLYRWLPGNIGAIKGMAYGVLGWATMGLVFFPMANKEVVICSPVRTAIGTYGGALKDLPAVELGAVAIRATLERAKLSPGDVGTIVMGNVIQAGNKMNPARQAAINGGVPVSVPALTVNRVCGSGAQAIASAAQEVMLGFTDSAIAGGMENMDRAPYLMGSGRWGYRMGDAKIFDAMLMDGLNDAFSGQHSGWHTEDLAASHQITREEQDRWAERSQRRFSAAQAGGKFAAEIVAVEIASRKGPTKFDKDEHNRPDTTMESLGKLKPAFRKDGTITAGNAPGLNTGASAMIVADRAWADKKGLAPMARLVAYGIGAVEPGMFGLGPVPAVKQALERAGWKNSDIQRIEINEAFAAIAIAVAKDLGLEPSIVNVEGGAIAHGHPIGASGAVLTTRLLHSMKRDGVKKGIVTLCIGGGQGIALALESMN, from the coding sequence ATGATTTGGAAGGCAGTGGTTGCAGGATTGTGCGGAAGCATCGCGCATTCGCTGCTGATGTACTTCAAGTTTTGGGCTGGACTGCTTCCATCATTCCAGCCCTACGAAAGCCTCCAAACGACGCTGAGCCATGTGACCGGCACGGCAATCCATCCAGTGGTGCCGTGGCTATTTTCATTCCTGAATGGCTCAACCTTCGTCAGTCTCGCCTTTGGACATCTCTATCGATGGCTGCCCGGCAATATCGGAGCGATCAAAGGAATGGCATACGGCGTGCTCGGATGGGCGACCATGGGGTTGGTGTTCTTTCCCATGGCCAATAAGGAAGTCGTGATCTGCTCACCCGTGCGTACAGCGATCGGCACGTATGGCGGCGCGCTGAAGGATCTACCTGCGGTCGAACTTGGTGCCGTGGCAATCCGTGCTACGCTTGAACGCGCGAAACTGTCTCCCGGCGATGTCGGCACTATCGTCATGGGCAACGTCATTCAGGCCGGCAACAAGATGAACCCAGCCCGGCAAGCGGCCATCAATGGCGGCGTTCCGGTTAGTGTTCCGGCGCTGACGGTCAACCGAGTCTGCGGTTCGGGTGCGCAGGCGATTGCGAGTGCTGCTCAGGAGGTGATGCTCGGATTCACAGACAGCGCGATTGCCGGCGGCATGGAGAACATGGACCGTGCCCCGTATCTCATGGGCTCCGGGCGCTGGGGCTATCGCATGGGTGACGCGAAGATATTCGATGCGATGCTGATGGATGGTCTTAATGACGCTTTCTCCGGTCAACATTCCGGATGGCATACGGAAGATCTCGCGGCCTCACATCAGATCACCCGCGAAGAGCAGGACCGTTGGGCCGAACGCTCACAGCGGCGCTTTTCTGCGGCACAGGCTGGTGGCAAATTTGCCGCGGAAATCGTGGCGGTCGAAATTGCCTCCCGCAAGGGTCCGACAAAGTTCGACAAGGACGAGCACAACCGGCCCGATACCACGATGGAAAGCCTCGGAAAGCTGAAGCCGGCGTTCCGTAAAGATGGCACCATTACAGCCGGCAACGCGCCCGGGCTCAACACCGGCGCGTCGGCGATGATCGTGGCCGATCGCGCTTGGGCCGACAAGAAGGGCCTGGCGCCGATGGCGCGCCTGGTCGCCTACGGAATCGGCGCCGTCGAACCAGGCATGTTCGGATTGGGGCCGGTTCCGGCGGTAAAGCAGGCACTCGAACGGGCCGGCTGGAAAAACTCGGACATCCAGCGCATTGAAATCAACGAGGCGTTCGCGGCGATCGCAATTGCGGTTGCGAAGGATCTGGGCCTCGAACCCAGCATCGTCAATGTGGAGGGCGGCGCGATCGCGCATGGTCATCCGATCGGTGCCTCCGGCGCGGTGCTTACCACTCGACTGCTGCATTCTATGAAACGCGATGGTGTCAAAAAGGGTATTGTCACTCTTTGCATCGGCGGCGGCCAGGGAATCGCGCTTGCGCTTGAATCGATGAATTGA
- a CDS encoding response regulator has translation MAKTVLIVEDNELNMKLFRDLLEAHGYQTTGTSNGYEALDLVRKMRPDLVLMDIQLPQVSGLEVTRWIKDDPELRNIPVVAVTAFAMKGDEERIREGGCEAYLSKPISVGKFIETVRRFIG, from the coding sequence ATGGCTAAGACCGTCCTGATCGTGGAAGACAACGAGCTCAACATGAAGCTCTTCCGCGACCTGTTGGAGGCGCACGGCTACCAGACCACCGGCACCAGCAACGGCTACGAGGCGCTCGACCTCGTTCGCAAGATGCGGCCCGACCTCGTGCTGATGGATATCCAATTGCCGCAGGTCTCGGGCCTGGAGGTGACGCGCTGGATCAAGGACGATCCGGAGCTGCGCAATATTCCCGTCGTCGCCGTCACCGCGTTCGCGATGAAGGGCGACGAAGAGCGCATCCGCGAGGGCGGCTGCGAGGCCTATTTGTCCAAGCCGATCTCGGTCGGCAAATTCATTGAGACGGTCCGACGTTTCATCGGATAG
- a CDS encoding MFS transporter, with amino-acid sequence MPLLQVLRPTLPILIGASIMLTLSMGLRQSLGIFMQPLTHDIHLSISDFTLALAVQNLAWGFLQPLAGAMTTRYGFRPIMIAGSFMYIAGLVLMATASGLVAIMIGAGVLIGTSLACTAAAIAMSVAARAVPATVRSTVLGIVSGAGSLGALLSAPIGQMLNEGFGWRVGLAGFVVMSVLMIPAAWYAGRVDAVPLPKPATDEIVDATAMIAAKTAFGNASFVVMTCAYLVCGMQLVFLTTHLPSYLAICGLDPMLSAQTLGMIGGFNVLGSLFFGWAGQRWNKLALLGGIYVFRSLALAWYFMLPATPASTLLFGAIMGFLWMGVGPLVAGAVAEMFGLRWQAMIQGLAFMSHQIGSFLGAYGGGVLYDALGSYTMAWRIGVALGLAGGIVQVAFALIRPSQPPAPVLRTA; translated from the coding sequence ATGCCCCTGTTGCAGGTTCTGCGCCCGACATTGCCCATCCTGATCGGCGCCTCGATCATGCTGACGCTGAGCATGGGGCTGCGGCAGAGCCTCGGCATCTTCATGCAGCCGCTGACCCACGACATCCATCTGTCGATCTCCGATTTCACGCTGGCGCTGGCCGTGCAAAACCTCGCCTGGGGCTTTCTCCAGCCGCTCGCCGGCGCGATGACCACGCGCTACGGCTTCCGTCCGATCATGATCGCTGGCTCCTTCATGTACATCGCGGGCCTGGTGCTGATGGCAACCGCGAGCGGTCTCGTCGCCATCATGATCGGCGCCGGTGTGCTGATCGGGACGTCGCTGGCCTGCACCGCGGCGGCGATCGCAATGTCGGTGGCGGCGCGCGCCGTGCCCGCGACGGTGCGTTCCACCGTGCTCGGCATCGTCTCCGGCGCGGGCTCGCTCGGCGCACTGCTGTCGGCGCCGATCGGGCAGATGCTCAACGAGGGCTTTGGCTGGCGCGTTGGGCTGGCCGGCTTCGTGGTGATGTCGGTGCTGATGATCCCCGCGGCCTGGTATGCCGGACGCGTCGACGCGGTCCCGCTGCCGAAGCCCGCGACTGACGAGATCGTCGATGCCACGGCCATGATCGCGGCGAAGACCGCATTCGGCAACGCGTCGTTCGTGGTGATGACCTGCGCCTATCTCGTCTGCGGCATGCAGCTCGTGTTCCTCACGACGCACCTGCCGTCCTATCTCGCGATCTGCGGCCTCGATCCGATGCTGAGCGCGCAGACGCTCGGCATGATCGGCGGCTTCAACGTGCTGGGCTCGCTGTTCTTCGGCTGGGCCGGCCAGCGCTGGAACAAGCTCGCGCTGCTCGGCGGCATCTACGTCTTCCGCTCACTCGCGCTGGCCTGGTACTTCATGCTGCCGGCGACGCCGGCCTCGACCTTGCTGTTCGGCGCGATCATGGGCTTCCTCTGGATGGGTGTGGGACCGCTGGTCGCGGGCGCCGTCGCCGAGATGTTCGGCCTGCGCTGGCAGGCGATGATCCAGGGCCTCGCCTTCATGAGCCACCAGATCGGCAGCTTTCTCGGTGCGTATGGAGGAGGCGTGCTCTACGACGCGCTCGGCTCCTATACGATGGCTTGGCGCATCGGCGTCGCGCTGGGGCTGGCCGGCGGCATCGTGCAGGTGGCCTTCGCGCTGATCCGTCCGTCGCAACCGCCGGCGCCGGTGTTGCGGACGGCGTAG
- a CDS encoding DUF3572 domain-containing protein, with protein sequence MKKPVHNPREVAEIVALQALSFVAGEPERLGLFLAETGVGPEMLRKAASDPNFLLSVLDFVMRDDATVKAFASAAELHPTNVAAARQVLGDALGDPHWERDVP encoded by the coding sequence GTGAAAAAGCCTGTTCACAACCCGCGCGAAGTCGCTGAAATCGTTGCGCTTCAGGCGCTGTCCTTCGTCGCGGGCGAACCCGAGCGGCTGGGCCTGTTCCTGGCCGAGACAGGGGTCGGCCCGGAGATGCTGCGCAAGGCCGCCTCGGACCCCAATTTCCTGCTCAGCGTGCTCGATTTCGTGATGCGCGACGACGCCACCGTGAAGGCCTTTGCCAGCGCTGCGGAACTGCATCCGACCAACGTTGCCGCAGCGCGGCAGGTTCTCGGTGACGCGCTCGGCGACCCCCATTGGGAGCGCGACGTGCCGTGA
- a CDS encoding TetR/AcrR family transcriptional regulator — MAPPPAPQTMKERILETADKLFYLQGIRAIGVDTIAAEIGISKRTLYNHFPSKDALIAAYLERRFVQPRPSDKPPAEQILATFDSLERRFAAKDFRGCPFVNAVAELGPADRAVKKIAIAFKESRRVWFRDRLNELGVTNAEALATQLVLLVDGSIAQDLVRDDPAMARAAKEVAKVLLRNAGVDVGDEAAVKSGKRAARHP, encoded by the coding sequence ATGGCTCCCCCGCCCGCCCCACAGACGATGAAAGAGCGGATCCTCGAGACCGCCGACAAGCTGTTCTATCTGCAGGGCATTCGCGCCATCGGCGTCGACACCATCGCGGCCGAGATCGGCATCTCCAAGCGCACGCTCTACAACCACTTCCCCTCCAAGGACGCGCTGATCGCGGCCTATCTCGAGCGCCGCTTCGTGCAGCCCCGCCCCTCCGACAAGCCCCCGGCCGAGCAGATCCTCGCCACCTTCGATTCGCTGGAGCGCCGCTTCGCCGCAAAAGACTTTCGCGGCTGCCCGTTCGTGAATGCGGTCGCCGAGCTTGGCCCGGCGGACCGCGCCGTGAAGAAGATCGCCATCGCCTTCAAGGAAAGCCGCCGCGTCTGGTTTCGCGACCGCCTGAACGAGCTTGGCGTGACGAACGCGGAGGCGCTCGCAACGCAACTCGTGCTGCTGGTCGACGGCTCCATCGCGCAGGACCTCGTCCGCGACGACCCAGCCATGGCGCGTGCCGCGAAGGAAGTGGCGAAGGTGTTGCTGCGGAATGCCGGGGTGGACGTAGGGGATGAGGCCGCAGTGAAGTCAGGCAAGCGGGCGGCCCGGCATCCGTGA
- the arsA gene encoding arsenical pump-driving ATPase gives MPHFRALTAPTPYLFFTGKGGVGKTSLACATAVGLADRGLRVLIVSTDPASNLDEMLAVTLTDRPTPVPNVTGLSAMNIDPEAAAENYRSRVLEQLGPEVTTGERSTVREQLSGACTTEIAAFDEFVGLLDGDVAGFDRIIFDTAPTGHTLRLLSLPKAWTGFLKDNDRGASCLGPHSGLKMQEDRFRKALQALGDARQTTIILVTRADRGAVREAARTSGELDALNLSNQALVVNGRFHATDPTDVVAVALERDQDEALAAMPASLAKLPRDEIPLLGFDIVGLTALRALLSPTNQPSVLSSESNTEPVDLPGLDRLVDDIAQGKRGLIMVMGKGGVGKTTIAAAIAVGLAKRGHAVHLSTTDPAAHVSFVVDGVMPGLTVDRIDPRAETERYIAKIMANRGRDLDAQGKALLLEDLASPCTEEVAVFHAFSHVVAEARSAFVVLDTAPTGHTLLLLDATGAYHRQMTSQLATSGPGRIVTPLMRLQDPTHTKVILVTLPETTPVSEAASLQDDLRRAEVEPYGWVINKSLTVSGTRDPLLRLRLAAERTQIARVQNGLAKRAFIVDWRSKPPVGVEELRTLS, from the coding sequence ATGCCGCACTTTCGCGCGCTGACCGCCCCAACCCCGTATCTGTTTTTCACCGGAAAGGGCGGCGTCGGCAAAACCTCTCTTGCGTGCGCCACGGCCGTTGGCCTCGCCGACCGTGGACTGCGCGTTCTCATCGTCAGCACCGACCCTGCATCGAACCTCGACGAGATGCTCGCAGTCACTTTGACCGATCGCCCTACGCCGGTGCCAAACGTGACCGGACTCTCGGCGATGAATATCGATCCCGAGGCAGCTGCCGAAAACTATCGTAGCCGAGTCCTCGAACAGCTCGGACCCGAAGTTACCACCGGCGAGCGATCGACTGTGCGTGAGCAGCTCTCCGGCGCCTGCACCACCGAAATAGCCGCCTTTGACGAGTTCGTGGGACTGCTGGACGGCGATGTGGCTGGGTTCGATCGCATCATATTCGATACCGCTCCGACCGGTCACACGTTGCGGCTCCTTAGCCTGCCCAAGGCATGGACGGGCTTTCTCAAGGACAATGATCGGGGCGCGTCCTGCCTCGGGCCGCATTCAGGTCTGAAGATGCAGGAGGACCGCTTTCGAAAGGCGCTCCAGGCCTTGGGCGATGCCAGGCAAACCACCATCATCTTGGTCACCCGCGCCGATCGCGGCGCCGTCCGCGAGGCGGCGAGGACATCGGGCGAACTTGATGCGCTCAATCTCTCGAATCAGGCCCTCGTGGTGAACGGGCGCTTCCACGCCACGGACCCGACTGATGTCGTTGCAGTTGCCCTTGAGCGGGACCAGGACGAGGCGCTGGCCGCAATGCCGGCGTCGCTCGCGAAACTGCCACGAGACGAGATTCCTTTGCTTGGCTTCGACATCGTCGGCCTGACCGCTCTAAGGGCGCTCCTGTCGCCCACCAATCAGCCATCGGTTCTATCCAGCGAGTCAAACACAGAACCGGTCGACTTGCCGGGCCTGGACCGGTTGGTCGATGACATCGCGCAGGGCAAGCGTGGCCTCATCATGGTGATGGGCAAGGGCGGCGTCGGAAAGACGACGATTGCTGCCGCCATCGCGGTGGGATTGGCGAAGCGGGGTCACGCCGTCCATCTCAGCACGACCGATCCCGCAGCTCACGTCAGTTTCGTCGTCGATGGCGTGATGCCAGGTCTGACGGTCGACCGGATCGACCCCCGGGCCGAGACGGAGCGCTATATCGCGAAAATCATGGCGAATCGTGGCCGTGACCTCGACGCGCAGGGTAAGGCTCTTCTGCTGGAGGATCTTGCTTCGCCGTGTACCGAGGAGGTCGCTGTTTTTCATGCCTTCTCGCACGTCGTTGCGGAGGCCCGGAGCGCCTTCGTGGTGCTCGATACGGCGCCGACGGGCCATACGCTGCTCCTGCTGGACGCCACCGGAGCCTATCATCGCCAGATGACGAGCCAACTTGCGACGAGCGGTCCGGGACGTATCGTTACCCCCCTGATGAGACTGCAGGACCCAACCCACACAAAGGTCATTCTGGTGACGCTGCCGGAGACGACGCCGGTTTCCGAGGCCGCCTCCCTTCAGGATGACTTGCGGCGTGCCGAAGTCGAACCATATGGCTGGGTCATCAATAAAAGCCTCACCGTCTCGGGGACACGCGATCCCCTGTTGCGGCTTCGGCTCGCTGCGGAGCGGACGCAGATAGCTCGCGTTCAGAATGGGCTCGCAAAACGTGCCTTCATCGTCGACTGGCGAAGCAAACCGCCGGTCGGTGTCGAAGAGCTTCGAACCCTGTCATGA
- a CDS encoding PleD family two-component system response regulator encodes MSARILVVDDVPANVKLLEARLSAEYFDVMTAANGTEALAICARAECDIILLDVMMPDMDGFEVCRRLKTNPATHHIPVVMVTALDSPSDRNRGLEAGADDFLTKPVSDVVLIARVRSLTRLKMMTDELRMRAITSLEIGMQAPERSAISDTGKGGRILLVDDRQSSYERLATILAAEHTIDVEPNPTEALFHAAEGNYDLLIVSLDLNNFDGLRLCSQARSLERTRHVPILAIADPENATRLLRGLEIGVNDYLLRPIDKIELLARARTQIRRRRYTDHLRDNVQNSIEMAITDALTGLHNRRYMESHLATLAEQAATRGKPLALMILDIDYFKSINDNYGHDAGDDVLREFAVRVRKSIRGIDLACRYGGEEFVIVMPETDLHVAGMVAERLRRSIAGEPFAIHKGTKRIEVTISIGLTTLEQKGEAVGDVLKRADTALYRAKHDGRNRVVSHAA; translated from the coding sequence GTGTCCGCGCGTATCCTCGTCGTCGACGACGTTCCTGCCAACGTCAAGCTGCTCGAAGCCCGCCTGTCCGCCGAATATTTCGACGTGATGACCGCCGCGAACGGCACCGAGGCGCTGGCGATCTGCGCCCGCGCCGAATGCGACATCATCCTGCTCGACGTCATGATGCCGGACATGGACGGTTTCGAGGTCTGCCGCCGCCTCAAGACCAATCCGGCCACGCATCACATTCCCGTCGTGATGGTCACCGCGCTCGACAGCCCGTCCGACCGCAACCGCGGGCTGGAAGCCGGCGCCGACGATTTCCTGACGAAACCCGTCTCCGACGTCGTGCTGATCGCGCGCGTGCGCTCGCTGACCCGGCTGAAGATGATGACCGATGAGCTGCGCATGCGCGCCATCACCTCGCTCGAGATCGGCATGCAGGCGCCTGAGCGCAGTGCAATCTCCGACACCGGCAAGGGCGGCCGCATCCTGCTGGTCGACGACCGCCAGTCCTCCTATGAGCGGCTGGCGACGATCCTCGCCGCCGAGCACACCATCGACGTCGAGCCGAACCCGACGGAGGCGCTGTTCCACGCCGCCGAGGGCAATTACGATCTGCTGATCGTCTCGCTTGACCTCAACAATTTCGACGGCCTTCGGCTGTGCAGCCAGGCGCGCTCGCTGGAGCGCACGCGGCATGTGCCGATCCTGGCGATCGCCGACCCCGAGAACGCGACGCGGCTGCTGCGTGGGCTCGAGATCGGGGTCAACGACTATCTGCTGCGTCCCATCGACAAGATCGAGCTGCTGGCGCGTGCCCGCACCCAGATCCGCCGCCGCCGTTACACCGACCATCTGCGCGACAACGTGCAGAACTCGATCGAGATGGCGATCACGGATGCGCTCACCGGCCTGCACAATCGCCGCTACATGGAGAGCCATCTCGCGACGCTGGCCGAGCAGGCCGCGACCCGCGGCAAGCCGCTGGCGCTGATGATCCTGGACATCGACTACTTCAAGTCGATCAACGACAATTACGGCCACGATGCCGGCGACGACGTGCTGCGCGAATTCGCCGTGCGGGTGCGCAAGTCGATCCGCGGCATCGACCTTGCCTGCCGCTATGGCGGCGAGGAATTCGTCATCGTGATGCCCGAGACCGATCTCCACGTCGCCGGCATGGTCGCCGAGCGCCTGCGCCGCTCGATCGCCGGCGAGCCCTTTGCGATCCACAAGGGCACCAAGCGCATCGAGGTCACGATCTCGATCGGCCTGACCACGCTGGAGCAGAAGGGCGAGGCGGTTGGCGACGTCCTCAAGCGCGCCGACACCGCGCTTTATCGCGCCAAGCACGACGGCCGCAATCGCGTGGTGTCGCACGCGGCGTGA
- a CDS encoding DNA polymerase IV, with product MTSLETAGPRCFCRDCSADLDMGVRRCSACGSPRLARHRALASLTIAHIDCDAFYATVEKRDNPDIADKPVIIGGGKRGVVSAACYIARTYGVRSAMPMYKALEACPHAAVIPPDIAKYVRVGREVRQAMQALTPLVEPLSIDEAFLDLSGTERVHGMIPAKVLARFARDIERDIGISVSVGLSCNKFLAKIASDLDKPRGFAALDQEEARSMLAEKPVGFIFGVGPATQERLVQRGFRIIADLQKADEIEMMRQFPSDGRRLWRLARGIDDRRVEPDRGAKTISSETTFETNIRDFATLEKILWRLCEKTSSRLKSSELAGLTVTLKLKTADFRQRTRSQSITAPTQLAAKIFSICREMLAKEIDGTAFRLMGAGVSALREGSVADDTDMLDRRAAHAERAVDSLRKKFGSAAVIRGIAYEGPEKAQE from the coding sequence GTGACCTCCCTGGAGACGGCCGGGCCCCGCTGCTTCTGCCGGGATTGTTCGGCCGATCTGGATATGGGCGTGCGGCGCTGTTCCGCCTGCGGTTCCCCCCGCCTCGCCCGCCACCGCGCGCTTGCAAGCCTGACCATCGCCCATATCGACTGCGACGCCTTCTACGCGACCGTCGAGAAGCGCGACAATCCCGACATCGCCGACAAGCCCGTCATCATCGGCGGGGGCAAGCGCGGCGTGGTGTCGGCCGCCTGCTACATCGCGCGCACCTACGGCGTGCGCTCGGCCATGCCGATGTACAAGGCGCTGGAAGCCTGCCCGCATGCGGCCGTGATCCCGCCGGACATTGCGAAATATGTCCGGGTCGGGCGCGAGGTGCGCCAGGCCATGCAGGCGCTGACGCCACTGGTCGAGCCGCTCTCGATCGACGAGGCCTTCCTCGATCTCTCCGGCACCGAGCGGGTGCACGGCATGATCCCGGCCAAGGTGCTTGCGCGGTTCGCCCGCGACATCGAGCGCGACATCGGCATCAGCGTCTCGGTCGGCCTCTCCTGCAACAAGTTCCTGGCCAAGATCGCCTCCGACCTCGACAAGCCGCGCGGGTTTGCCGCGCTCGACCAGGAGGAAGCTCGTTCGATGCTGGCCGAGAAGCCGGTCGGTTTCATTTTCGGCGTTGGGCCCGCAACGCAGGAGCGTCTGGTGCAGCGCGGCTTCCGCATCATCGCCGACCTGCAGAAGGCCGACGAGATCGAGATGATGCGGCAGTTCCCGAGCGACGGCCGCAGGCTGTGGCGGCTCGCGCGCGGCATCGACGACCGCCGCGTCGAGCCTGATCGGGGCGCCAAGACGATTTCGAGCGAGACGACGTTCGAGACCAACATCCGCGACTTCGCGACGCTGGAGAAGATCCTGTGGCGGCTCTGCGAGAAGACGTCATCTCGCCTCAAGAGCAGCGAGCTTGCCGGCCTGACCGTCACGTTGAAGCTGAAGACCGCCGATTTCCGCCAACGCACCCGCTCGCAGTCGATCACGGCCCCGACGCAGCTTGCCGCAAAGATCTTCTCGATCTGCCGCGAGATGCTGGCGAAAGAGATCGACGGCACCGCCTTCCGCCTGATGGGCGCCGGCGTCAGCGCATTGCGCGAGGGTTCAGTCGCCGACGACACCGACATGCTCGACCGCCGCGCCGCCCATGCCGAGCGCGCGGTGGACAGCTTGCGCAAGAAATTCGGCAGCGCCGCAGTGATCCGCGGCATCGCATATGAGGGGCCGGAAAAGGCGCAGGAGTGA